One part of the Prunus persica cultivar Lovell chromosome G5, Prunus_persica_NCBIv2, whole genome shotgun sequence genome encodes these proteins:
- the LOC18776433 gene encoding thylakoid lumenal protein TL20.3, chloroplastic isoform X1: MALTFISSLSIKSLTTSSPNPKAPPIRLQSLSNKPFSLVCQLDPERHHFHDCSSKQCKTVNEDSKKWRSIVSAAMAAAVISFSSGMPAIADLNKFEADTPGEFGIGSAAQFGSADLRKAVHVNENFRRANFTSADMRESDFSGSTFNGAYLEKAVAYKANFAGADLSDTLMDRMVLNDANLKDAVLVRSVLTRSDLGGALIEGADFSDAVLDLPQKQALCKYASGTNPTTGVSTRASLGCGNSRRNAYGTPSSPLLSAPPQRLLDRDGFCDQGTGLCDVK; the protein is encoded by the exons ATGGCACTCACTTTTATTTCCTCACTATCCATTAAATCCTTAACCACATCTTCTCCAAATCCAAAGGCTCCCCCAATTCGTCTGCAATCCCTCTCCAACAAGCCCTTTTCACTGGTCTGCCAATTAGATCCTGAGAGACACCATTTTCATG ATTGTTCCAGCAAGCAATGCAAGACAGTTAATGAAGATTCGAAGAAATGGAGAAGCATTGTTTCAGCAGCAATGGCAGCTGCAGTTATTAGCTTTAGCTCTGGCATGCCCGCCATTGCTGATCTCAATAAGTTTGAAGCTGACACACCTGGTGAATTTGGGATTGGATCAGCTGCCCAATTTGGTTCTGCAGACCTCAG GAAAGCTGTACATGTGAATGAAAATTTCAG AAGAGCCAATTTCACTTCTGCGGATATGAGGGAATCTGATTTCAGTGGTTCAACATTCAATGGTGCATACCTTGAGAAAGCAGTCGCATATAAGGCAAATTTTGCAG GTGCAGATTTGAGCGACACATTGATGGATCGTATG GTCCTTAATGATGCTAATCTCAAAGATGCAGTGCTTGTTAGATCAGTTCTCACCCGAAGCGATCTTGGGGGTGCCCTCATTGAAGGTGCTGACTTCAGTGACGCCGTCTTGGACCTCCCCCAGAAGCAG GCTCTTTGCAAGTATGCAAGTGGGACGAACCCAACAACAGGGGTGAGCACAAGAGCAAGCTTAGGTTGTGGGAACAGTCGACGAAACGCTTATGGCACTCCCTCTTCCCCTCTGCTAAGTGCTCCCCCTCAGAGACTGCTTGATCGGGACGGATTCTGTGATCAAGGCACTGGTCTTTGTGATGTAAAATGA
- the LOC18776433 gene encoding thylakoid lumenal protein TL20.3, chloroplastic isoform X2 has translation MAAAVISFSSGMPAIADLNKFEADTPGEFGIGSAAQFGSADLRKAVHVNENFRRANFTSADMRESDFSGSTFNGAYLEKAVAYKANFAGADLSDTLMDRMVLNDANLKDAVLVRSVLTRSDLGGALIEGADFSDAVLDLPQKQALCKYASGTNPTTGVSTRASLGCGNSRRNAYGTPSSPLLSAPPQRLLDRDGFCDQGTGLCDVK, from the exons ATGGCAGCTGCAGTTATTAGCTTTAGCTCTGGCATGCCCGCCATTGCTGATCTCAATAAGTTTGAAGCTGACACACCTGGTGAATTTGGGATTGGATCAGCTGCCCAATTTGGTTCTGCAGACCTCAG GAAAGCTGTACATGTGAATGAAAATTTCAG AAGAGCCAATTTCACTTCTGCGGATATGAGGGAATCTGATTTCAGTGGTTCAACATTCAATGGTGCATACCTTGAGAAAGCAGTCGCATATAAGGCAAATTTTGCAG GTGCAGATTTGAGCGACACATTGATGGATCGTATG GTCCTTAATGATGCTAATCTCAAAGATGCAGTGCTTGTTAGATCAGTTCTCACCCGAAGCGATCTTGGGGGTGCCCTCATTGAAGGTGCTGACTTCAGTGACGCCGTCTTGGACCTCCCCCAGAAGCAG GCTCTTTGCAAGTATGCAAGTGGGACGAACCCAACAACAGGGGTGAGCACAAGAGCAAGCTTAGGTTGTGGGAACAGTCGACGAAACGCTTATGGCACTCCCTCTTCCCCTCTGCTAAGTGCTCCCCCTCAGAGACTGCTTGATCGGGACGGATTCTGTGATCAAGGCACTGGTCTTTGTGATGTAAAATGA
- the LOC18777350 gene encoding proline--tRNA ligase, chloroplastic/mitochondrial, whose protein sequence is MVVSLRLPSLSSLFLPSVSRRSPAVLPRHHHRILRTPVFAASFSAQTTVSETDDRVDTQKSNRVQDQAVTPRSKDFNAWYLDVIEQAELADYGPVRGTMVIRPYGYAIWEAIQDYLNVKFKETGHSNMYFPQFIPYSFIEKEASHVEGFSPELAVVTIGGGKELEEKLVVRPTSETIVNHMFTQWIHSYRDLPLMVNQWANVTRWEMRTKPFVRTLEFLWQEGHTAHATPEEAEKEAIQMIDVYTKFAYEQTAIPVIAGRKSKVETFAGAVKTYTIEAMMGDRKALQAGTSHNLGQNFSRAFGTQFTDESGLRQHVWQTSWAVSTRFVGGIIMTHGDDTGLMLPPKIAPIQVVIIPIWKKDDDRAVVLNAASSVKEALHAAGIKVKLDDSDQRTPGWKFNFWEMKGVPLRIEIGPRDVSSQSVVVSRRDVPGKQGKVFGISMEPSVLEAYIKDKLDEIQSSLLEKAESFRDSNIVDVSSYDELKVAISQGKWARGPWSAGDKEELRVKEETGATIRCFPFEQPLGIKSCFMTGNPAEEVAIFAKSY, encoded by the exons ATGGTCGTGTCACTGAGATTACCTTCTCTGAGCTCGCTCTTCTTGCCCTCCGTCTCCCGCCGTTCTCCGGCGGTTCTCccccgccaccaccaccgcaTCCTCCGTACTCCAGTATTCGCGGCCTCCTTCTCAGCTCAGACCACGGTATCCGAGACCGATGACCGAGTCGACACTCAGAAAAGCAATCGAGTCCAGGACCAAGCCGTCACTCCTCGGTCGAAGGACTTCAATGCTTGGTACCTCGATGTCATTGAGCAAGCTGAGCTCGCCGATTACGGTCCGGTTCGCGGCACCATGGTCATTCGTCCCTACGGATACGCCATTTGGGAAGCCATTCAA gattATCTGAATGTGAAATTCAAGGAGACCGGTCACAGTAACATGTATTTCCCACAG TTTATACCCTACTCATTTATAGAGAAAGAAGCTAGTCATGTTGAAGGATTTAGTCCTGAATTAGCAGTTGTGACAATAGGAGGAGGGAAGGAGCTTGAAGAGAAACTTGTG GTTCGACCCACGAGTGAAACCATAGTAAATCACATGTTCACTCAGTGGATTCATAGTTACCGTGATCTTCCCCTTATGGTTAATCAG TGGGCGAATGTCACAAGATGGGAGATGCGGACGAAACCTTTTGTGAGGACTCTTGAATTTCTCTGGCAGGAGGGCCATACTGCTCATGCCACTCCAGAGGAGGCAGAGAAAGAG GCTATACAGATGATTGACGTGTATACAAAATTTGCTTATGAGCAAACTGCAATACCTGTTATTGCAGGTCGAAAGTCAAAAGTGGAAACATTTGCTGGTGCTGTGAAGACCTATACCATAGAAGCTATGATGGGTGATCGGAAGGCATTACAGGCTGGAACCAGCCACAATCTTGGGCAGAATTTTTCTCGTGCCTTTGGAACACAG TTTACTGATGAAAGTGGACTAAGGCAACATGTATGGCAGACTTCGTGGGCTGTCAGTACCCGTTTCGTTGGTGGTATTATCATGACCCATGGAGATGATACAGGTTTAATGCTTCCCCCAAAGATTGCACCGATACAG GTGGTGATCATACCAATTTGGAAGAAGGATGACGATAGAGCAGTAGTTCTTAATGCTGCATCATCTGTAAAGGAAGCACTGCATGCTGCAGGCATTAAAGTTAAACTTGATGACTCTGATCAAAGAACACCAGGATGGAAATTCAATTTCTGGGAGATGAAG GGAGTCCCTTTAAGGATTGAAATTGGCCCTCGTGATGTTTCAAGCCAGAGTGTGGTTGTATCTAGAAGAGATGTTCCTGGAAAGCAAGGGAAGGTTTTTGGAATATCCATGGAGCCTTCAGTTTTGGAGGCTTATATCAAGGACAAGTTGGATGAGATCCAGTcgtcacttttggaaaaagcagAATCATTTCGGGATAG CAATATTGTGGATGTCAGCTCATATGATGAACTGAAAGTTGCAATCTCCCAGGGAAAATGGGCAAGAGGTCCATGGTCTGCTGG TGACAAAGAGGAGTTAAGagtaaaagaagaaacaggGGCAACCATTAGGTGTTTTCCTTTTGAACAGCCGCTCGGGATTAAATCATGCTTCATGACTGGTAACCCTGCAGAAGAAGTAGCTATTTTTGCAAAATCATACTAA
- the LOC18776696 gene encoding NAC domain-containing protein 7, which produces MNTFSHVPPGFRFHPTDEELVDYYLRKKIASKRIDLDVIKDVDLYKIEPWDLQELCKIGTDDQNEWYFFSHKDKKYPTGTRTNRATKAGFWKATGRDKAIYSRNILIGMRKTLVFYKGRAPNGQKSDWIMHEYRLETSENGTPQEEGWVVCRVFKKRLATVRKMGDYESPCWYDQVSFMPELESPRRSISHPYASPYHQQQQHYSQCKQELDLQYNMPHHHHHDSFLQLPQLESPKVPQSAPYGSMLQSSTLTQEEQLQQHINQQQNMFNSSSSSLMLYNNNDQQSVDQVTDWRVLDKFVASQLSQDQQDASKEVTNYSNAASMFHVANMLANESSRRPDNENLGRDYASTSTSSCQIDLWK; this is translated from the exons ATGAATACTTTTTCACATGTACCCCCGGGCTTTAGATTCCACCCCACGGATGAAGAACTTGTCGATTATTATCTTAGAAAGAAGATTGCTTCAAAAAGGATTGACCTTGATGTCATCAAAGATGTTGATCTTTATAAGATTGAGCCGTGGGACCTTCAAG AATTGTGCAAAATAGGAACTGATGATCAGAATGAATGGTACTTTTTTAGCCACAAAGACAAGAAGTACCCTACTGGAACTCGAACCAATAGGGCAACAAAAGCCGGATTCTGGAAAGCTACAGGAAGAGATAAGGCTATTTACTCAAGGAACATCCTCATTGGCATGAGAAAGACCTTAGTCTTTTACAAAGGCCGTGCTCCAAATGGACAAAAGTCAGATTGGATCATGCATGAGTATCGACTAGAAACTAGTGAGAATGGAACTCCTCAG GAAGAAGGATGGGTTGTGTGTAGGGTGTTCAAGAAGAGATTGGCAACAGTGAGGAAAATGGGTGATTACGAGTCACCATGTTGGTATGACCAAGTCTCATTCATGCCAGAACTTGAGTCTCCAAGGAGATCAATTTCTCACCCTTATGCCTCACCATAtcaccagcagcagcagcactaTTCCCAGTGCAAACAAGAGCTTGATTTGCAGTACAACATGCCACATCATCACCACCATGATTCTTTCCTCCAGCTCCCTCAATTAGAAAGCCCCAAGGTTCCTCAGTCAGCCCCATATGGTTCAATGTTGCAGTCTTCCACACTCACACAAGAGGAGCAATTGCAGCAGCACATCAATCAGCAGCAAAACATGTTCAACTCATCGTCATCGTCATTGATGCTTTACAACAATAATGATCAGCAATCTGTTGATCAGGTGACCGATTGGCGTGTGCTCGACAAGTTTGTTGCGTCACAGCTGAGCCAGGACCAGCAAGATGCTTCCAAGGAAGTTACAAATTACTCCAATGCAGCATCAATGTTTCATGTGGCCAACATGCTGGCCAATGAGTCTTCCAGAAGGCCAGACAATGAAAATTTGGGGCGGGACTATGCCTCAACATCCACCTCTAGTTGCCAAATTGATCTGTGGAAATGA